The following proteins are encoded in a genomic region of Desertifilum tharense IPPAS B-1220:
- a CDS encoding SemiSWEET family sugar transporter translates to MDAGITILGLTAGALTTLAFLPQMLKTYRSKSAKDVSSLMLITFCTGVFLWLVYGYFRKDVAVMLANSITLVLNLGIFYLKFRYK, encoded by the coding sequence ATGGATGCTGGCATTACTATTTTAGGATTGACTGCGGGGGCGCTAACCACGCTTGCTTTTCTCCCGCAGATGTTAAAGACCTATCGCTCTAAATCAGCCAAAGATGTTTCTTCGCTGATGCTGATTACATTTTGTACGGGCGTGTTTCTTTGGTTGGTCTATGGCTACTTCCGAAAAGATGTTGCGGTGATGCTTGCTAATAGTATTACTTTAGTTCTAAATTTGGGTATCTTTTATCTAAAGTTTAGATACAAATAG